In the Myxococcales bacterium genome, one interval contains:
- a CDS encoding glycoside hydrolase family 1 protein — protein MDPKRIDRADLDQVLERFEFPPRFDWGASTSGYQAEGGFNGPDEPKNNWYFFETSGKKERTGASSRFLELYEEDLDRGRAIGLSLFRLGIEWARLQPSADPECRTPPPFAPDAARRYARIMAASYDRGMFPAPTLHHFTHPLWAGMDFWLDRDRVRELFGAYLEFAVTEINRVLVEELGKPPIPYYITINEPVGASLPAYVLNAFPRGSAKGLRAAFTAYENLLLAHVLAYRAVHRIYRARGWARPTVTCNTWCAGIYSMDRLAQDIFLAPRHGVARADLPGFLARQKKDFDRLIGAVPYIHGPQWAKRAFDGLLESLIERQLRRQPLTGLMDEVYAGGEPGVVDAVGFDFYDPFWANNLDFGLWPPVRLRIESWDWNTNAKALPAFLESYSTAARDLPIHILENGIGIRGAGNVGVPRADGMTRDQALKNALLEMLRAMGRGADVRLYSYWTLVDNYEWGSFAPRFGLFAVDYAAGARRLPHDILGGNAAGLYHWIIKAFAARDKNALREAFLADEYPRVV, from the coding sequence ATGGACCCAAAACGGATCGACCGCGCGGACCTGGACCAGGTGCTGGAACGATTTGAATTCCCGCCCCGTTTCGACTGGGGCGCCTCCACCTCGGGCTATCAGGCCGAGGGTGGCTTCAACGGCCCGGACGAGCCGAAAAACAACTGGTACTTTTTCGAAACCTCCGGCAAGAAAGAACGAACCGGCGCCAGTTCGCGCTTCCTCGAATTGTACGAGGAGGATCTCGACCGCGGCCGGGCGATCGGCCTGAGCCTGTTCCGCCTCGGTATCGAATGGGCCCGGCTGCAACCGAGCGCCGACCCGGAATGCCGGACGCCGCCGCCCTTCGCGCCGGACGCCGCGCGCCGGTACGCTCGGATCATGGCGGCCTCTTACGACCGCGGCATGTTTCCGGCGCCCACGCTGCATCACTTCACCCACCCGCTCTGGGCCGGAATGGATTTCTGGCTCGACCGCGACCGCGTGCGCGAACTGTTCGGCGCCTACCTCGAATTCGCCGTCACCGAAATCAACCGCGTGCTGGTCGAGGAACTGGGCAAACCGCCGATCCCCTACTACATCACGATCAACGAACCGGTCGGCGCTTCGCTGCCGGCGTACGTGCTCAACGCGTTTCCGCGCGGCTCGGCCAAGGGACTGCGCGCCGCCTTCACGGCCTACGAGAACCTGCTGCTCGCCCACGTGCTGGCCTACCGGGCCGTGCACCGGATTTATCGCGCGCGCGGCTGGGCGCGGCCGACCGTCACCTGCAACACCTGGTGCGCCGGGATTTACAGCATGGACCGCCTCGCGCAGGACATTTTCCTTGCGCCGCGCCACGGCGTCGCCCGGGCCGACCTGCCCGGATTCCTCGCCCGGCAAAAAAAGGATTTCGACCGCCTGATCGGCGCCGTGCCGTACATTCACGGGCCGCAGTGGGCCAAGCGGGCGTTCGACGGCCTCCTCGAATCGCTGATCGAGCGCCAACTGCGCCGCCAGCCCCTCACCGGCTTGATGGACGAGGTGTACGCCGGCGGCGAGCCCGGCGTGGTCGACGCGGTCGGCTTCGATTTTTACGATCCCTTCTGGGCCAACAATCTCGACTTCGGCCTCTGGCCGCCGGTGCGGTTGCGCATCGAGTCATGGGACTGGAACACGAACGCGAAGGCCCTGCCCGCGTTTCTCGAATCGTATTCCACCGCCGCGCGGGACCTGCCGATCCACATCCTGGAAAACGGCATCGGCATCCGCGGCGCGGGCAACGTCGGCGTCCCGCGCGCGGACGGGATGACGCGCGATCAGGCGCTGAAGAACGCGCTGCTGGAAATGCTGCGCGCCATGGGCCGCGGCGCGGACGTCCGCCTGTATTCGTACTGGACCCTGGTCGACAACTACGAGTGGGGCAGCTTCGCGCCGCGCTTCGGCCTGTTCGCCGTGGATTACGCCGCCGGCGCGCGCCGCCTGCCACACGATATTCTGGGCGGCAACGCCGCCGGGCTCTATCACTGGATCATCAAAGCCTTCGCGGCGCGGGATAAAAACGCCCTGCGCGAGGCCTTCCTGGCGGACGAATATCCGCGCGTCGTCTAG
- a CDS encoding OmpA family protein — protein sequence MSQQFSPDLFTLAEPDWSAESHQSNSLFGFSAAGAGDVNGDGYADIIVGAYSYDNDISNEGMVFVYYGSPSGPSAAPNWLMDSNQINARYGYSVASAGDVDGDGYDDIIIGAPRYLNTELKEGRAYVYLGSGAGPSLIADWIVDSDQKSASLGASVASAGDVNGDGFADVIVGAPNYDYNEVLNTGAAFVYYGSAAGLSATADVFIPGDQKLAYFGTVVASAGDVNGDGYDDVLISSPRYDAIYTNIGAVFLFYGSASGLSTTPDWGDYGFSSMSLFGAGAASAGDVDGDGYSDIVIGSPGYSLNTGIAYWYSGAPSGPGLTPDVSFYLGTANSLFGSGVSTAGDFNGDGYEDVLIGARSYDNGSTDEGGAFISFGSAAGPSASFDWEAESDQAGALFGTSVSDAGDVNGDNCDDIVIGAPSYDNDQIDEGRAFVFYGNCLDDDDDDDNDDNDDNDDNDDNDDNDDNDDNDDNDDNDDNDTADDDDDTADDDDDDNDDNDDNDDNDDNDDNDTADDDDNDDNDDNDDNDDNDDNDDNDDNDDNDTADDDNDDTSPADDDNDDASPTDDDDNDSSSGDDDLNISPEPDHSEESGWTHGGGGCSIAGPGNDDDTALWLLAPIGLALGLRKRFFFRLPLKTAATVFLALFALNLGASPARADKPGMNVQLWRLNPDGSGFGSVWGSPSLRFLGFGGGIYADYVNNPLVYEMENGDVHSLVRQRTDFSYYGAFGPLPMVNVMVNGPSLVIQDLNKNLTDGETQVGDEWRFGAKGSILDREKAPVGVGVKFEVTSPTGSAHSFASDGDTIYLPGAIVDWENRYVILAYNLEVILRPQTRLLNELHIKDELGQRLGAAYKIDRRGDLAFVELDNRAPFDDFYSQESLNPLELVGGAKITIWDGLSFHAGVGAGLNQGVGSPDYRLVGGLSWFRRGMVPKPPVLDRDGDGILDDRDQCPEVKEDFDGWQDDDGCPDVDNDGDGIPDSADSCANEAGPLELHGCPDKDTDGDGIMDSQDKCPTTPGVKEFDGCPPPAYDKVQVTKDQIQIKEKIQFKVNSAVILPESYELLNQVARAIKDYNLKLLRIEGHASSEGNKQHNLRLSQQRAEAVRARLIILGIAPDSLQAQGFGDQVPIASNATGAGREKNRRVEFKILAAPEKVE from the coding sequence ATGAGCCAACAGTTTTCACCTGATCTCTTTACCCTGGCGGAGCCGGATTGGTCCGCCGAATCCCACCAATCCAATTCCTTGTTTGGTTTTTCCGCCGCCGGGGCCGGCGACGTCAACGGCGACGGTTATGCCGACATCATTGTCGGCGCTTACAGTTACGACAACGACATTTCCAACGAAGGCATGGTTTTCGTTTATTACGGTTCGCCGTCCGGTCCTTCCGCCGCGCCCAATTGGCTGATGGATTCCAATCAGATCAACGCCCGCTACGGTTACAGCGTGGCTTCGGCGGGGGATGTCGACGGCGACGGTTATGACGACATCATCATCGGGGCACCGCGCTATTTGAACACGGAGCTGAAAGAAGGCCGCGCCTATGTCTACCTCGGTTCCGGCGCCGGACCTTCCTTGATCGCCGATTGGATCGTGGATTCCGACCAGAAGTCGGCATCGCTGGGCGCCAGTGTCGCCTCGGCAGGCGACGTCAATGGCGACGGCTTTGCCGATGTCATCGTCGGCGCTCCGAACTACGATTACAATGAAGTTCTCAATACCGGCGCGGCGTTTGTCTATTACGGTTCGGCCGCCGGTTTGTCGGCGACGGCGGATGTTTTCATTCCGGGCGACCAGAAGCTGGCCTACTTCGGCACGGTGGTGGCCTCGGCCGGCGATGTCAACGGGGATGGATACGACGATGTCTTGATTTCCTCGCCCCGCTACGACGCGATTTACACCAATATCGGCGCTGTTTTTCTGTTTTACGGTTCGGCAAGCGGACTCTCCACCACGCCGGACTGGGGGGATTACGGTTTTTCGAGCATGTCCTTGTTCGGCGCCGGCGCCGCCTCAGCCGGCGATGTCGATGGGGATGGTTATTCCGATATCGTCATCGGTTCGCCCGGTTACAGCTTGAACACCGGCATTGCCTATTGGTATTCGGGCGCGCCGTCCGGTCCGGGACTCACACCCGACGTGTCGTTTTATCTGGGAACGGCAAATTCACTTTTCGGATCAGGGGTCTCTACCGCCGGCGACTTCAACGGGGACGGATACGAAGACGTTTTGATCGGCGCCCGTTCTTACGATAACGGCTCCACCGACGAAGGGGGCGCCTTCATCTCCTTCGGCTCGGCTGCCGGCCCTTCCGCTTCCTTCGATTGGGAGGCCGAATCCGATCAAGCCGGCGCTTTGTTCGGTACCAGCGTGTCCGACGCTGGCGATGTGAACGGCGACAATTGCGACGATATCGTCATCGGCGCTCCTTCCTATGATAACGATCAGATCGATGAAGGCCGGGCATTTGTTTTCTACGGCAACTGCCTCGATGACGATGATGATGACGATAACGACGACAACGACGATAACGACGACAACGACGACAACGACGATAACGACGATAACGACGACAACGACGACAACGATGATAACGATGATAACGACACGGCCGACGACGATGATGACACTGCTGACGACGATGACGATGATAACGACGACAACGATGATAACGATGACAATGACGACAATGATGACAACGACACGGCCGATGATGACGACAATGACGACAACGATGACAACGACGACAACGATGACAACGACGACAACGATGACAACGATGACAACGATGACAACGACACGGCCGACGACGATAACGACGACACTTCGCCGGCCGATGACGACAACGATGATGCCTCACCGACCGATGACGATGACAATGACTCGTCTTCCGGTGATGATGACCTGAACATCAGCCCGGAACCGGATCATTCCGAGGAAAGCGGCTGGACGCACGGCGGCGGCGGTTGTTCGATCGCCGGACCGGGCAATGATGACGACACGGCGCTGTGGCTGCTGGCGCCGATTGGACTGGCCCTTGGCCTGCGGAAACGCTTTTTTTTTCGCCTTCCGCTGAAGACGGCGGCGACGGTTTTCCTGGCGCTCTTCGCTCTTAATCTGGGCGCTTCGCCGGCGCGGGCCGATAAACCGGGGATGAACGTCCAGCTCTGGCGGCTCAATCCCGACGGTTCCGGTTTCGGTTCCGTTTGGGGGTCGCCGTCGTTGCGCTTTCTCGGTTTCGGCGGCGGAATCTACGCCGACTATGTCAACAATCCGTTGGTCTATGAAATGGAAAACGGTGACGTTCACAGTCTGGTTCGACAACGAACCGACTTCAGCTACTACGGCGCTTTCGGACCGCTGCCGATGGTGAACGTCATGGTGAACGGTCCTTCGCTGGTCATTCAAGATCTGAACAAGAATTTAACCGATGGCGAAACCCAGGTCGGCGACGAATGGCGGTTCGGCGCCAAAGGGAGCATTCTCGATCGCGAAAAGGCGCCCGTTGGCGTGGGCGTCAAATTCGAGGTGACCTCGCCGACCGGCAGCGCTCACAGCTTCGCTTCGGACGGCGACACGATCTATCTCCCCGGCGCGATCGTCGATTGGGAAAATCGCTACGTCATTCTCGCTTACAACCTGGAAGTCATTCTGCGGCCGCAAACGCGGCTGCTCAATGAACTGCACATCAAGGACGAATTGGGACAGCGGCTCGGCGCGGCTTACAAAATCGACCGGCGCGGCGATCTGGCTTTCGTCGAACTCGACAATCGCGCGCCCTTCGACGATTTTTATTCGCAGGAATCGCTCAATCCGCTGGAACTGGTCGGCGGCGCAAAAATTACGATCTGGGACGGCCTCAGTTTCCACGCCGGCGTCGGCGCGGGCCTGAACCAGGGCGTCGGCAGTCCCGATTACCGCCTCGTCGGCGGCCTGAGCTGGTTCCGCCGCGGCATGGTTCCCAAACCGCCGGTGCTCGATCGGGACGGCGACGGCATTTTGGACGACCGCGATCAATGCCCGGAAGTCAAGGAGGATTTCGACGGCTGGCAGGACGACGATGGTTGTCCGGACGTCGATAACGACGGTGACGGCATTCCGGATTCAGCCGATTCATGTGCCAACGAAGCCGGCCCCCTGGAACTGCACGGCTGTCCCGACAAGGATACGGACGGGGACGGCATCATGGACTCGCAGGACAAATGTCCCACGACCCCCGGCGTCAAGGAATTCGACGGCTGTCCGCCGCCGGCTTACGACAAGGTGCAGGTGACCAAGGACCAGATCCAGATCAAGGAGAAGATCCAGTTCAAGGTCAACAGCGCCGTTATCCTGCCGGAAAGCTACGAACTGCTGAACCAGGTGGCGCGGGCGATCAAGGATTACAACCTCAAACTCTTGCGCATCGAGGGCCACGCCTCGTCCGAGGGCAACAAGCAGCATAATCTGCGGCTGTCGCAGCAACGCGCCGAGGCGGTGCGCGCCCGGTTGATTATCCTGGGCATCGCGCCGGATTCGCTTCAGGCGCAGGGATTCGGCGACCAGGTGCCGATCGCTTCCAACGCGACCGGCGCCGGCCGGGAGAAAAACCGCCGCGTCGAATTCAAGATCCTGGCCGCCCCGGAGAAAGTGGAATAA